In the Vespula vulgaris chromosome 9, iyVesVulg1.1, whole genome shotgun sequence genome, CAAATCCTTTAAGCGTCTACCtgcaaaagaaattattactttaatacaaaaattagtTACGTcctatatatctttaaaaagaagGGATATACTGAAGGTTATCAAAGTTCTTGTTCCACcttgtacatatacacacacgcgcacatatacatatatatatataatatatatactttatttatgtttttatattatgaggtgatattttttattgttcctgtagttaaaaacaaaacagaagtcaaagaaaacattaataataataataataacaataataataataacaataacaataataataataataataataataataataataataataataataataataataatcttgtcACACATTATTTGTCGAATGTGTTTATCTAGTCATAAGTATATTGAGAAGATCGGtgctaaaaaaaagaaaaaaaaaaaaatagatcagaaagcaaagaagaatTGCATCTgttatctctatctgtctgaTCGCATAAAACTATCGTAAAacctttttcatctctctatACGTCGGATTTGATCGTATTAAGAAGCAAATGATCTATCGCATTAGTCGTGTGTTTTgcatgattagaaaaaaagaaagaatgattgAGAGGGAGAACCTATTATCgatgaacaaataaaataaaacagaaataaataattaaataaacaaaaaagtaatcatcataataataataataaaaaaaaaacaaaaaacactaaaaaaaaaaagaaaaaaactaaaaattctTATCAAGTGCCTTTATGTATTTTTGTAATCTAAGATAATTCTAAGTGATCCCACAGGAAATATATTGCAAGGGtataaacataattaaaatttgtatattttattaatgttgATTCTATACTCTTGGTTGGTCTTTAAATTAAACCCGTTATCGTAATAGCATGATCCTATATTATTTACGGACATGTAATGatacgtaataaattttaaaataagatttcaCGAACCTCTAGAGTCCGTTTAATGTTGGAATCTGAAAACATCCACATTATACATCTTAATGCGTCTCTTATATACGATTGTTCATGTAAACTTACAGGAATATacgcatacgcatatataaaatcgtcGAATAAAGATCGCCACATCAAATCTATCCCCCTTATTATTCCCTTTttctgaaatgaaaaagaaaagaaagaaaaaaagaagaaaaacccCATAATGATTCTTCTACCAAgtttaatgatttttacattattaatattattgtgtctgttttcgaaataatacgTCACGTAAAACTACTGCCAATTCTTCTtggttaataataatttaaaaaaaaaaaaaaaaaaaaaaaaaaagaagagagagagcaagaaaaataagaacagaaaagattaagaagaaataaaatgaaacaacatatatatttatatatatatatggaaaaatCCAAAGCAACTCTATTCATTGTGCATGTAATTTATGGTATAATATAATctctgttaataataaaaaagaaagcaaacaaaagaaagaaagaaaaaatattcctaattattcgaatatattattaatcaaattatatacatatatatatgtattatttaatcaaatgTGTTATATTGTCTCATGAATTAATTGCTGAaggtattattaaaaacaaggaccaaaaaaaaaataagtatggCTTTAATTCTTCTCTATCTGGGGATTATtgtattaaagtaataataaaaaaattcaaagttttattgttattttgatatttttttttttctctatatctatgtatctgtATGGTGTAGGaagatttgaaagaaaagaaaaaaagaacatgaaaGTTGGCAAGAGATAAAATTTGAGATTGAatcacatatgtatgtacttcatcgtaataaaatattattaaagatacaatattttaatacaattttaaaataagaaattataactATGAGTAAAGTAAATACTTACATCGAGGACAATAGTTATgttagagagatagaaataaaaatagagatagagagagagagagaatataaaagcaGAAacatcttatataaatatataaatatatatatatatacataatctattgtttttcttcaatATCACAGTATATTGGCAATATATCGAAACGTTGATTGAAGCAGGATCTGGAACATcgattaagtatatatatatatgtaaagacAAAGTGCGTcgattatattgaaaaaaaaataaatccatactatataaataacatgATATCATGAAATTCGTAATAgaaggaaatatattattattattattattattattattttattaatataatatatattatattaatatttactatatattatatatgaattgCATCTctgtatatttataacgaaaatcatgatatcgatttatttataaaagtacaaacatatatatatatatatatactttatcataaaaatcgtATATAGAATCGTATCTAATCTGTCTGATGTATTGATAAGACagtatattaaatacaatgaTGAAAATCTGTGCATTCAGTATTCCCGTAAATCCTAATTTGTGAAGATGCATTATTCAACGTTAACTATTTTCATTGTGTCGTGCCTTCTTTCCGGAAGTCTCGGTAAGAATtcgagaatataatatttttattattattattatatatatatatgtgtggagagagaaaaatcaataacaataaaaataaataaataatcaaaaaaaaaaaacagaacaaaagaTACAACTGATAtagataacaatttttatatcaggAAAAAAAGGTTTCGGTCCAGGTGAACAAGATTGGGGACATGTGACTGTTAGACAATATTCACATATGTTTTGGTGGCTTTATTACACCACAGCAAATGTTGAATCATATGAAGAAAAACCCTTACTGATATGGTTACAAGGTGGTCCTGGTGGATCCTCAACATCTTATGGAAACTTCGAGGAACTTGGTCCActcgatataaatttaaaaacgaGGAATTATACATGGGTagcaattttttctcctttttcttttccctttttttctactttcacGAACATTTCcctacgtaataataaaatataaaaataccatTGATAATAtagttggaaaaaaaaaattttctaacaggTTAAAGATTACAATGTATTGTTCATTGACAATCCAGTTGGTACTGGCTTCAGCTACGTTGAAAAACCAACAGCATATgctaaaacgaacgaacaaattgCGCTTGATCTCGTCGAATGTATGAGAGGTTTTTTAAAGGAATTACCTACATTTTCTAACGTTCCTACTTATATCTTAACGGAATCCTATGGTGGAAAAATGGGAGCTGAATTTGCTCTTGTTTGGTACAAGGTGTGAcgtctatttttttatctcatataaataattttatatatatatatgttatataaataaaatatatttcaaattcatAGGCAGAAAAAGCAGGTactattaaaagtaatttaaaagGAGTTGGTCTTGGCGACGCTTGGATATCTCCCATCGATTCTGTCATGACTTGGGCACCATTTTTACTTAACACGGTAATACTTTctataagataaattttctgATAATCGTATAATCGATCTATGCCatgttctataaaaatatttcatatttctttaggGTATGATCGATTCGAAcggttataaaaatattgataaatcaGCTAAAGCAACGAGAGATGCCGTTAATAACGGTGAATGGTTAAAGGCAACAACTTTATGGAGTAATACGGAAAACGTAATTCTACAAGTTGCggataatatcgatttctatAACATTCTAACGAAATTGTCTCCTTCCAACTTACGTTCCCGAAATCTTGGAAAAAAGTCGCCAATTCATATTGATAaaggtaattatattttttccattatatgtatatatataatgattttctttgatcgatttaaaaataaaaagaagaaaaattcaaatttttgaTAAGGTAATTAACTTTAGTTTGGTTAACATACTACGAAACTATCTTTGcaatttaataatagtaatgataataataatgtgatTATATTACAGACACAATATATCAGGGTTTGGCTTATCGAGATAGTAGAAGTTTAGGGCAACTGATGAACGGACCGGTAAGAGAGGCACttggtattaaaaattatcatgGTCGTCAAAGCAGTAACGTGTTCTATATGTTACGTGAGGATTTCATGAAACCAGTAGTTGACAAAGGTATCTCCTagttataaaaaacaaatataacataggtgaatattatttctttttcctccttcaaGAGATCAGACTCTGTCCGATAATTTCTCTCAGGTGTGATACTAGTTATTATCTTGCTAACGTATAAAGTATGTACTGATTAATTTTGATACGCTTAGTGCTTCGAGATAAAATGTTCGTTTAACCGCATGAgagtaaattaaatatcgacAAGCTAAAGTAGATATTTATCTTCGTCGAATAAGATTAAAATGTTTCTCACTGTTATGTGTAAAATCTATATGTATAGACAAAACGTTATCGTATTTTATAGTGGAACTTTTGCTGAACGAAACTGACCTCAATGTGTTCGTCTATACCGGACACATGGATCTCATCGTTGATACACCAGGcatgaatttaatatatacgtcatttatttgttttatttcctttctttctttttccgtgAGCAGAACGAATACTCGAATGAcgttaacaaaatttttttaggcACGGTACTTTGGGTCGAGACATTGAAATGGAAAAGTTCTAATTATTGGGCTAACTCTAACAGGCATTCATTAGTTTCTGATAACATTATCGAAGGTTATtctaaaagatataataattttggaatGTACTGGGTCAATAGGGCAGGACACATGGTATGCagtttctataataatttattttaaatacatgAACGAGTGATTATATGAAAGTTGTTCTAATAAGTCGTATATCCTTTTCATAtcgaaatcaaaattattcattaaaattataaattaactttgaaataataattattttcctatAATGACGAgcacaaaaaaagaaggaataagtACGTGCGTTTATTTTTGACAAAAAGACAACAAAcgcagagaaaaataattcttttttatgcgatttaaaaaatctggACAATGATCACTGTCACAATCACTGGCTCATTGTATcgtatattaatagaaaattaatagaaagttttgaatatactaataataaattttaggTACCGAAAGACAATCCTGCAGCCATggcaattatattaaaagatttaacAGAAAATACAtgatcttaataatttttgtttaatattatgaATGATCTCATTAAGTCgctctaataaaaatattattaaagagtACACCTCGTATATAAACACATCactctatttatttaaatatttatataatcgattatcgaaagcgaaatacaaacaaaatttattcaatGTTATTCGATCTGACAGAATCAACTGAccgattgaatttttatcgtgCTTTCCACGGGAAATCGATAAATCAACAGCAATACACACTTACACAtaaacttatatttatatacgtaatttACATACGTGTCACAAAGGGAAGAAATTTGtggtgtaaaaaaaatttgcaaaaatgTTAACCtcaaaacaaattaaaattcataaaatgtCGGATGAACGATGGACCAccagagataaaataaatcagtaTCGCGGAGTTCTCAAGTTATAcggttaattaattaattaattaatatattaattatataataataataattaatatattaattatataaaaaaatatataataattattttattaattaattaattttaacgaataaaaagtataaatgaacatttttttgattattatgtttgaaagaaaaaagaaaaagaaaagggaaagaaaaaagaattatcataaaaaaatatatatatattttttttcatcttttgtcACAGctcgagataaaaagattcGTGCATCGGAATTGACTAAATTGAAGCAAagagtatttaaaaatttgaaatcaCTGCAAACGGATGTACGAGAGTATCGTGATATCGTCACTCAAATTGTTACTGGAAATAAAATTCGTCTTATACCGATATTACAACGATACGATAACTTTCATTTGGCTTTTGGTCAACTCGACTCAGatgtaatttcatttatcaattttcttttttgtatctaGAACATTGTGTAACTAAAAgtctactattattattattattactactatactactattattactaccaATTTCTAGAACAGCGATggagaaacttttttaatgGTGAATCAATTTTACCCGcacattttgaaattttattaaaaatgaaatatggataaataacaatattccattaatctaataaataattgcaaaATTTTGATCGCGTTTCGCAAAAATTCTTAGAAATgtccaaattttttttctgaataatTTACATAACTTTTAGCTGAACTTTTTAATCGCCATCGCTGTTCTACAGGTagaatataaacttttttagagacatgaaaatacataaaacTTGAAATATTGTAGGAGCTTCATAATCGAATTTATCAAAACAGCGAATTATATCATCGAAAATTGGATAAATTACgttacgaaaaagagaaattagctaagaaatttttcgatttacAAGTATGATCGCgctttgtttttaataaaataaaaatacgtaagttcctattaaaatatttaaacaaatatttttttttcgtatccaTTGAAAAAGCTTGAGAAATGTTTGCTAAtggaagaggaaaataaagaagtacAAACGGACTGTTTCGTTCAACGTTTGGTGGCATATTTGCAACGATCAACATCTAAAGAAAATGGTGTTAAATCTATTGGAGTTACATACTTAACGATAATtaacattttgaaaaatgtacgtttatttgtttgaaatttttacttatttcgTTAAAGACTTTTTATTGCTATTTCATTCTTAccctatataaatattaaaaaatagacatataaatatatacatacatatatattagtatatatatacacatgtacacatatatatacaggatgCAATATATTTCGATGCACTTC is a window encoding:
- the LOC127066571 gene encoding retinoid-inducible serine carboxypeptidase-like, giving the protein MHYSTLTIFIVSCLLSGSLGKKGFGPGEQDWGHVTVRQYSHMFWWLYYTTANVESYEEKPLLIWLQGGPGGSSTSYGNFEELGPLDINLKTRNYTWVKDYNVLFIDNPVGTGFSYVEKPTAYAKTNEQIALDLVECMRGFLKELPTFSNVPTYILTESYGGKMGAEFALVWYKAEKAGTIKSNLKGVGLGDAWISPIDSVMTWAPFLLNTGMIDSNGYKNIDKSAKATRDAVNNGEWLKATTLWSNTENVILQVADNIDFYNILTKLSPSNLRSRNLGKKSPIHIDKDTIYQGLAYRDSRSLGQLMNGPVREALGIKNYHGRQSSNVFYMLREDFMKPVVDKVELLLNETDLNVFVYTGHMDLIVDTPGTVLWVETLKWKSSNYWANSNRHSLVSDNIIEGYSKRYNNFGMYWVNRAGHMVPKDNPAAMAIILKDLTENT